Proteins from a genomic interval of Streptomyces sp. NBC_01445:
- a CDS encoding enoyl-CoA hydratase-related protein, producing MSVGVEIQDDGLARVTLRRPQAGNAIDLDTARGLLDAAHACERAAVRVVLLTGEGKSFCVGGDLREFAPLSGEVLEEHLGAVTGALHDALRVFAVLDAPMVAAVQGAVAGAGIGLAAGADVTLAADNATFTAAYTGIGYAPDAGVSWTLPRLIGPKRALDLLLTNRRLPAAEAASLGLVSRVVAADQLAAEAARTAEALRDGPTAAFGVTRRLVAAGLTSDLDPHLDRESRALAAAATSDAGREGVAAFLGKRAPDFTGITPNR from the coding sequence ATGAGTGTCGGCGTAGAGATACAGGACGACGGCCTCGCCCGCGTCACCCTGCGCCGCCCCCAGGCCGGCAACGCCATCGACCTGGACACGGCCCGCGGCCTGCTCGACGCGGCTCACGCCTGCGAACGCGCCGCCGTCCGGGTCGTACTGCTCACCGGAGAGGGAAAGTCCTTCTGCGTCGGCGGCGACCTCAGGGAATTCGCCCCGCTCTCCGGCGAGGTGCTGGAGGAGCACCTCGGCGCGGTCACCGGCGCACTCCACGATGCGCTGCGTGTGTTCGCCGTGCTCGACGCGCCCATGGTGGCCGCCGTCCAGGGAGCCGTCGCGGGCGCGGGCATCGGCCTGGCCGCGGGCGCCGACGTGACCCTCGCCGCTGACAACGCCACGTTCACCGCTGCCTACACCGGCATCGGCTACGCACCGGACGCCGGAGTGAGCTGGACGCTGCCCCGCCTCATCGGGCCCAAGCGCGCCCTGGACCTGCTGCTGACGAACCGGCGGCTCCCCGCGGCGGAAGCCGCCTCGCTCGGACTCGTGAGCCGGGTCGTGGCTGCGGACCAGCTGGCAGCCGAGGCCGCGCGGACTGCCGAGGCCCTGCGCGACGGCCCCACCGCAGCCTTCGGCGTCACCCGGCGGCTCGTCGCCGCCGGTCTGACCTCGGACCTCGACCCACACCTCGACCGCGAGTCCCGCGCGCTCGCCGCCGCGGCCACGTCCGACGCGGGCCGCGAAGGCGTCGCCGCATTCCTCGGCAAGCGGGCGCCGGACTTCACCGGCATCACCCCCAACCGCTGA
- a CDS encoding SDR family NAD(P)-dependent oxidoreductase yields the protein MNAPPTAAELFSLEGRTAVVTGASAGLGARFATVLAQAGATVFAAARRIDRLKELADSDARIHPVACDVSVEADRARLVDTALTTTGRIDVLVNNAATSGETRAQDETPDAFADVLGVNLTAPFHLARLTAEAPAGEGTGGRSIINVSSILGLVSAAPLGGASYSASKAGLIGLTRELAGQWGRDGTRVNALAPGWFRTEMTEDLFGDERSSRWVDRNTLLRRGGDGHELDGALLFLASDASSYCTGQVLTVDGGWTAR from the coding sequence GTGAACGCGCCACCGACCGCAGCCGAACTGTTCTCCCTGGAGGGCCGGACGGCCGTCGTCACCGGCGCCTCCGCGGGACTCGGCGCACGGTTCGCGACCGTCCTCGCACAGGCGGGCGCCACCGTCTTCGCCGCCGCCCGCCGCATCGACCGGCTGAAGGAACTCGCCGACTCCGACGCGCGCATCCACCCCGTGGCCTGCGACGTCTCCGTCGAGGCGGACCGTGCGAGGCTGGTGGACACGGCGCTGACCACCACCGGCCGCATCGACGTCCTGGTCAACAATGCGGCCACCTCCGGCGAGACGCGCGCACAGGACGAGACCCCGGACGCCTTCGCCGACGTCCTCGGTGTCAACCTCACCGCGCCCTTCCACCTCGCCCGGCTCACCGCCGAGGCACCGGCCGGAGAAGGCACGGGCGGCAGGAGCATCATCAACGTCTCCTCCATCCTCGGCCTGGTCTCCGCCGCGCCCCTCGGCGGCGCGAGCTACTCGGCGTCCAAGGCCGGACTCATCGGCCTGACACGGGAGTTGGCCGGCCAGTGGGGTCGTGACGGAACACGGGTCAACGCCCTCGCCCCCGGCTGGTTCCGTACGGAGATGACCGAGGACCTCTTCGGGGACGAGCGCTCCAGCCGCTGGGTCGATCGCAATACCCTGCTGCGGCGCGGCGGCGACGGCCACGAACTCGACGGCGCCCTGCTGTTCCTGGCCTCGGACGCGTCCTCGTACTGCACCGGGCAGGTCCTGACCGTCGACGGCGGATGGACCGCGCGATGA
- a CDS encoding SDR family oxidoreductase, whose amino-acid sequence MSANTLDGKVAVITGGSRGIGLGIATAYRAAGAHVVIAARKAAGLAEAREELLRVKGDGDLHTVVANAGEPDQAEACVEETMARFGRLDILVNNAATNPYHGDLLDLDLPRAEKTVRVNQYGMIAWTRCAWRAWMAEHGGAVVNIASVGGLIVDPHIGYYNATKAAMLHMTRQLAYELGPRARVNAIAPGLIKTELARAVWEVREPILTAKLPMRRLGTVEDVANAALFLASDASSWMTGQTLVLDGGATALPIGVDE is encoded by the coding sequence GTGAGCGCCAACACCCTCGACGGCAAGGTGGCCGTCATCACCGGCGGATCCCGTGGCATCGGCCTCGGCATCGCCACCGCCTACCGGGCGGCCGGCGCCCACGTGGTGATCGCCGCCCGCAAGGCCGCCGGACTCGCCGAGGCGCGCGAGGAGTTGCTGCGTGTCAAGGGCGACGGCGACCTGCACACGGTGGTCGCCAACGCGGGCGAACCCGACCAGGCCGAGGCCTGCGTCGAGGAGACCATGGCCCGCTTCGGCCGGCTCGACATCCTCGTCAACAACGCGGCGACCAACCCGTACCACGGCGACCTCCTCGACCTGGACCTGCCGCGCGCGGAGAAGACCGTCCGCGTCAACCAGTACGGAATGATCGCCTGGACCCGCTGTGCCTGGCGCGCTTGGATGGCCGAGCACGGGGGAGCGGTCGTCAACATCGCCTCCGTGGGCGGCCTGATCGTCGACCCGCACATCGGCTACTACAACGCCACCAAGGCCGCCATGCTCCACATGACCCGGCAGCTGGCCTACGAACTCGGCCCGCGGGCCCGGGTCAACGCCATCGCACCCGGCCTCATCAAGACCGAACTGGCCCGTGCCGTATGGGAAGTTCGCGAACCCATCCTCACCGCCAAGCTGCCGATGCGGCGCCTCGGCACGGTGGAGGACGTGGCGAACGCGGCTCTCTTCCTCGCGTCCGACGCCTCCTCCTGGATGACCGGCCAGACCCTGGTCCTCGACGGTGGCGCCACCGCCCTGCCCATCGGGGTGGACGAGTGA
- a CDS encoding acyl-CoA dehydrogenase family protein, which translates to MDFGFSPRASELQDRMRSFMEQHVFPAEAVYDRQLAEADDPHALPPVMTELKEKARAEGLWNLFMAHGDWGAGLTNLEYAPLMDLAGRSIIGPEVFNCSAPDTGNMELLALYGTPAQQQLWLRPLLEADIRSCFAMTEPEVASSDARNIRTRITRDGDSYVVNGRKWYTSGILDPDCKLIILMGKTDPDAPTYRQQSMLLIPRDTPGVTVVRDLPMFGYTDRCGHGEVLFEDVRVPVGNLLGGEGEGFALAQGRLGPGRMHYAMRAVGFAERALQLMCERATERVAFGGPLAERGVVREWIARSRIEIEQLRLLVLKSAWLMDTVGNAAARMEVAAIKVAALDVAHKVVDRAVQTHGAAGVSDDTVLARLFSITRALKIADGPDEVHLRTVARQELAKYQAKNEKTDAKAGAA; encoded by the coding sequence GTGGATTTCGGATTCTCGCCCCGCGCGAGTGAACTCCAGGACCGCATGCGGTCGTTCATGGAGCAGCATGTCTTTCCCGCGGAGGCCGTCTACGACCGACAGCTGGCCGAGGCGGACGACCCGCATGCGCTGCCACCGGTCATGACCGAGCTCAAGGAGAAGGCGCGGGCCGAAGGCCTGTGGAACCTCTTCATGGCGCACGGCGACTGGGGCGCGGGCCTCACCAACCTCGAGTACGCGCCGCTCATGGACCTTGCGGGCCGCTCCATCATCGGCCCCGAGGTGTTCAACTGCTCGGCGCCCGACACCGGCAACATGGAACTCCTCGCGCTGTACGGCACGCCCGCGCAGCAACAGCTTTGGCTGCGGCCCCTGTTGGAGGCGGACATCCGATCCTGCTTCGCCATGACCGAGCCCGAGGTCGCGAGTTCCGACGCGCGCAACATCCGTACCCGCATCACCCGCGACGGCGACAGCTACGTCGTCAACGGCCGCAAGTGGTACACGTCCGGGATCCTCGACCCCGACTGCAAGCTCATCATCCTGATGGGCAAGACCGACCCGGACGCGCCCACGTACCGGCAGCAGAGCATGCTGCTCATCCCGCGCGACACCCCCGGCGTCACGGTCGTGCGCGATCTGCCGATGTTCGGCTACACCGACCGGTGCGGGCACGGCGAAGTGCTCTTCGAGGACGTGCGTGTACCCGTCGGGAACCTCCTCGGTGGCGAGGGTGAGGGCTTCGCGCTCGCCCAGGGGCGGCTCGGCCCGGGGCGCATGCACTACGCGATGCGCGCCGTCGGATTCGCCGAGCGCGCCCTGCAGTTGATGTGCGAGCGCGCCACCGAACGCGTCGCCTTCGGCGGGCCCCTGGCCGAGCGGGGCGTGGTGCGCGAGTGGATCGCCCGCAGCCGCATCGAGATCGAGCAACTGCGGCTGCTCGTCCTCAAGTCGGCCTGGCTGATGGACACCGTCGGCAACGCCGCCGCGCGGATGGAGGTCGCCGCGATCAAGGTGGCCGCCCTGGACGTCGCCCACAAGGTCGTGGACCGGGCGGTCCAGACACACGGCGCGGCAGGGGTCAGCGACGACACCGTACTGGCCCGGCTGTTCTCCATCACCCGCGCGCTGAAGATCGCCGACGGCCCCGACGAGGTGCACCTGCGGACCGTCGCACGCCAGGAGCTGGCCAAGTACCAGGCCAAGAACGAGAAGACCGATGCAAAGGCAGGGGCAGCGTGA
- a CDS encoding phosphotransferase family protein, translating into MSTATQLAELAVRVADQLARRHPGASIGELRTLPGGHSGLTYSVAVGDTKYVVKAVPPGQRPVGRNDVLRQARVLGALAGSGVPVPGVAAVDESRPAWFAMDFAAGEAVEPVLDEPELSAELARARMLEIASVLRRLHATDIRTPGLDAPQPLDAVGELERWSRTLHAVPAELRPGGQELLKRLADDVPDGLPPVLLHGDFRLGNVLCVGERAVAVVDWEIWSVGDPRIDLGWFLLFADHRNFPQLGRAVPGLPAEAELLDAYGDGGPGLPDMDWFRALGRMKMAAIMGHNLRRHREGKHHDPDQERLPPTIAAMIRTALDILG; encoded by the coding sequence ATGAGCACGGCGACGCAGTTGGCGGAGCTGGCCGTACGGGTCGCTGACCAGCTGGCGCGCAGGCATCCGGGGGCATCCATCGGCGAGTTGAGGACGCTGCCGGGCGGCCACTCCGGGCTGACGTACTCCGTCGCCGTAGGTGACACGAAGTACGTCGTCAAGGCGGTGCCACCCGGACAGCGGCCCGTCGGGCGCAACGATGTCCTGCGCCAGGCACGGGTGTTGGGTGCACTCGCCGGATCTGGCGTGCCAGTACCGGGTGTCGCCGCCGTCGACGAGAGCCGACCCGCCTGGTTCGCCATGGACTTCGCCGCCGGCGAGGCCGTCGAGCCCGTACTCGACGAGCCGGAGCTGTCCGCCGAACTTGCGCGGGCGCGGATGCTGGAGATCGCCTCCGTGCTGCGGCGGCTGCACGCCACCGACATCCGCACGCCCGGTCTCGACGCGCCCCAACCACTTGACGCAGTCGGTGAGCTGGAGCGCTGGAGCCGCACCCTGCACGCCGTCCCCGCAGAACTGCGCCCAGGTGGACAGGAGTTGTTGAAGCGCCTCGCCGACGACGTGCCCGACGGCCTCCCGCCGGTCCTCCTGCACGGCGACTTCCGGCTCGGCAACGTGCTGTGCGTCGGCGAGCGGGCGGTGGCGGTCGTCGACTGGGAGATCTGGAGCGTCGGCGACCCGCGCATCGACCTCGGCTGGTTCCTGCTCTTCGCCGACCACCGCAACTTCCCGCAGCTGGGGCGCGCCGTGCCCGGCCTGCCCGCCGAGGCCGAACTCCTCGACGCGTACGGCGACGGGGGCCCCGGGCTTCCCGACATGGACTGGTTCCGGGCCCTGGGCCGCATGAAGATGGCCGCGATCATGGGCCACAACCTGCGCCGGCACCGCGAGGGCAAGCACCACGACCCGGACCAGGAACGGCTGCCGCCCACCATCGCCGCGATGATCCGCACCGCGCTCGACATCCTCGGCTGA
- a CDS encoding acyl-CoA dehydrogenase family protein: protein MSGIPEPEEFRAEARHWLATVARPRAADGAWGSGSDSVAVFENWTEEQEREHTARTQKWERTRYDLGWGALNWQAAYGGRDLPAYYEQLYRSEEAAFDVPHRTEIFPVTQQLVASAIGIWGTEEQKARWLRPMLRTDELACQLFSETEAGSDLAAVRTKAVRDDDHWVLDGHKVWTSGARVATWGVAVCRTDPDVRKHAGITVFLVRMDAPGVTVRPIQQMTGGASFNEVYLDGVVVPDTDRLGPVGEGWRVTLSVLAAERLDSGNLGLDNADRALELARNLPRPLTGAEQQQATDLYVRALVQRLIGLRITGALVAGREPGAEASVGKLYATETMRRTSDLVTELLGPSLVADTGEWGTYAWTEHLLGAPGYSIAGGTDEIQHNILAERVLGLPKEPVR from the coding sequence ATGAGCGGCATCCCGGAACCCGAGGAGTTCCGCGCCGAGGCCCGGCACTGGCTCGCCACGGTCGCCAGGCCGCGCGCCGCCGACGGCGCGTGGGGCAGCGGCTCCGACTCGGTCGCCGTGTTCGAGAACTGGACCGAGGAGCAGGAGCGCGAGCACACCGCCCGCACCCAGAAGTGGGAACGAACCCGCTACGACCTGGGGTGGGGCGCGCTCAACTGGCAGGCGGCGTACGGGGGGCGCGACCTGCCGGCGTACTACGAGCAGCTCTACCGTTCCGAAGAAGCGGCATTCGACGTGCCGCACCGCACCGAGATCTTCCCGGTGACCCAGCAGCTCGTCGCCTCCGCGATCGGCATCTGGGGCACCGAGGAGCAGAAGGCGCGCTGGCTGCGGCCCATGCTGCGTACCGACGAACTCGCCTGCCAGCTCTTCTCGGAGACCGAGGCGGGCTCCGACCTCGCCGCGGTGCGCACGAAGGCGGTGCGTGACGACGACCACTGGGTCCTCGACGGCCACAAGGTGTGGACTTCCGGGGCCCGGGTGGCGACGTGGGGTGTCGCGGTCTGCCGCACCGACCCGGACGTCCGCAAACACGCGGGCATCACCGTCTTCCTGGTCCGCATGGACGCGCCCGGCGTGACGGTCCGCCCCATCCAGCAGATGACCGGCGGAGCCAGCTTCAACGAGGTCTATCTCGACGGCGTCGTCGTGCCCGACACCGACCGGCTCGGACCGGTCGGCGAGGGCTGGCGGGTCACGCTCAGCGTGCTGGCCGCCGAGCGCCTGGACTCCGGCAACCTCGGCCTGGACAACGCCGACCGTGCACTTGAACTGGCCCGAAATCTCCCCCGACCGCTCACCGGCGCCGAACAGCAGCAGGCCACCGACCTCTACGTCCGTGCCCTCGTGCAACGCCTCATCGGCCTGCGCATCACCGGCGCCCTCGTCGCAGGGCGCGAGCCCGGCGCGGAGGCCTCGGTCGGCAAGCTGTACGCGACCGAGACGATGCGGCGCACCAGCGATCTGGTGACGGAGCTGCTCGGGCCGAGCCTCGTGGCGGACACGGGGGAGTGGGGCACGTACGCCTGGACCGAGCATCTGCTGGGCGCGCCCGGCTACAGCATCGCGGGCGGCACCGACGAGATCCAGCACAACATCCTCGCCGAGCGCGTGCTCGGCCTGCCCAAGGAGCCGGTCCGATGA
- a CDS encoding thiolase family protein has protein sequence MSTDVLICGAGRTPFGRSEASGRQLAVSAVGAALADAGIEWSRVRAAFGGSDSAGLADTLVSQLGLTGLPFVNVKNGCATGGSALISAVNAIRSGMADVVLAVGFDKHPRGAFDPRPEDWGLGAEYGSDGLMVTTQFFGMKIQRYMYEHGITPQTLALVAEKAYRNGARTPEAWRRKPVSAAEILDSGMVSDPLTRFMFCSPGAGAAALVLCSPEVARTLDGPSVTLRSAALRTRRFGSFEVFSPSIPGGELTSVSRDAAAAAFEEAGIGPGEVDVCQLQDTESGAEVMHMAECGFCKDGEQERLVASGATEIGGSLPVNTDGGCIANGEPIGASGLRQVYEVVQQLRGRAGERQVPGTPRVGFTHVYGAPGVSACTVLTR, from the coding sequence ATGAGCACCGACGTCCTGATCTGCGGAGCCGGGCGTACCCCGTTCGGCCGGTCCGAGGCGAGCGGCCGGCAACTGGCCGTCAGCGCGGTGGGCGCCGCGCTGGCGGACGCCGGGATCGAGTGGTCCCGGGTGCGGGCCGCGTTCGGCGGCAGTGACAGCGCCGGACTCGCCGACACCCTGGTGTCCCAACTCGGCCTGACCGGACTGCCGTTCGTGAACGTCAAGAACGGCTGCGCGACCGGCGGCAGCGCGCTGATCTCCGCCGTCAACGCGATCCGCTCGGGCATGGCGGACGTCGTCCTCGCCGTCGGCTTCGACAAACACCCGCGCGGCGCCTTCGACCCGCGCCCCGAGGACTGGGGCCTGGGCGCGGAGTACGGCAGCGACGGGCTGATGGTCACCACGCAGTTCTTCGGCATGAAGATCCAGCGCTACATGTACGAGCACGGCATCACGCCGCAGACCCTCGCGCTGGTCGCCGAGAAGGCGTACCGCAACGGAGCCCGCACCCCCGAGGCCTGGCGCCGCAAGCCGGTGTCCGCCGCGGAGATCCTGGACTCCGGCATGGTCAGCGATCCACTCACCCGCTTCATGTTCTGCTCTCCGGGAGCGGGCGCCGCCGCGCTGGTGCTCTGCTCGCCCGAGGTCGCCCGCACCCTGGACGGCCCCTCGGTCACCCTGCGCTCGGCGGCCTTGCGGACCCGGCGCTTCGGCTCGTTCGAGGTGTTCAGCCCGTCGATCCCCGGGGGCGAACTGACCAGCGTCAGCCGGGATGCCGCGGCCGCCGCCTTCGAGGAGGCGGGCATCGGACCCGGCGAGGTCGACGTCTGCCAGCTGCAGGACACGGAGAGCGGCGCCGAGGTGATGCACATGGCCGAGTGCGGGTTCTGCAAGGACGGCGAGCAGGAGCGGCTGGTCGCCTCCGGCGCAACGGAGATCGGCGGCTCGCTGCCGGTCAACACCGACGGCGGCTGCATCGCCAACGGCGAACCCATCGGCGCCTCCGGACTGCGCCAGGTCTACGAGGTCGTCCAGCAACTGCGCGGCCGGGCCGGCGAACGCCAGGTCCCTGGCACACCCAGGGTCGGTTTCACCCATGTGTACGGCGCCCCCGGCGTGAGCGCATGCACGGTGCTGACCCGGTGA
- a CDS encoding Zn-ribbon domain-containing OB-fold protein yields MTTDPRSPATGLQGARCSGCAVAVYPADDTCPRCGGPAESAALSGAGTLWTWTVQRYAPKSPPYQEPPGGFAPFAVGYVELAEGVRVAAVLDVDDLDTVRIGMPLTVTAGGGVPRARPAQEAA; encoded by the coding sequence ATGACCACGGATCCGCGGAGTCCGGCCACCGGGCTCCAGGGCGCACGCTGCTCCGGCTGCGCGGTGGCCGTCTACCCCGCGGACGACACGTGCCCGCGCTGCGGGGGGCCGGCCGAGTCGGCGGCCCTGTCCGGCGCGGGCACCCTGTGGACGTGGACGGTGCAGCGCTACGCCCCCAAGTCGCCCCCGTACCAGGAACCGCCCGGCGGGTTCGCGCCGTTCGCGGTCGGCTACGTGGAGCTGGCCGAAGGCGTCCGGGTGGCCGCCGTGCTCGACGTCGACGACCTCGACACCGTCCGGATCGGGATGCCGCTCACCGTGACCGCGGGCGGCGGCGTCCCCCGGGCCAGGCCCGCACAGGAGGCAGCATGA
- a CDS encoding enoyl-CoA hydratase/isomerase family protein, translated as MAVEDEIQFERDGHVARVWLNRPWKKNCVTVPILDRLDEIITEVDEDPELRVLVFRGRGGTFCSGFDLDSLKADFVGKSNAIDVAVKSAKVCDRLYSMKTPSVAVLEGYVTAGGFEIMISCDFAIAADDAKIGDFHIRRSLFGGAGPIYRVPRMIGIRKTKELMLTGKLLSGTEAAEFGLINKSAPADELDATVEDFIGDLTDKSPFTMWLTKMTIDRSLDADTQSLMVMEHLAVGVALNSEDAAEGVSAFLEKREPKWQGR; from the coding sequence ATGGCAGTGGAAGACGAGATCCAGTTCGAGCGTGACGGCCACGTCGCCCGCGTCTGGCTCAACCGCCCCTGGAAGAAGAACTGCGTGACGGTGCCGATCCTGGACCGGCTCGACGAGATCATCACCGAGGTCGACGAGGACCCCGAGCTGCGGGTCCTGGTGTTCCGCGGCCGCGGCGGCACCTTCTGCTCCGGGTTCGACCTGGACAGCCTGAAGGCGGACTTCGTCGGCAAGTCGAACGCGATCGACGTCGCGGTCAAGTCGGCGAAGGTGTGCGACCGGCTCTACTCGATGAAGACCCCCTCGGTCGCGGTCCTGGAGGGCTACGTCACCGCAGGTGGCTTCGAGATCATGATCTCCTGCGACTTCGCGATCGCCGCGGACGACGCCAAGATCGGCGACTTCCACATCCGCCGCTCGCTGTTCGGCGGCGCAGGCCCGATCTACCGGGTGCCCCGCATGATCGGCATCCGCAAGACCAAGGAGCTGATGCTCACCGGCAAGCTCCTGTCGGGCACGGAGGCCGCAGAGTTCGGCCTGATCAACAAGTCGGCACCGGCGGACGAACTGGACGCGACGGTCGAGGACTTCATCGGCGACCTCACCGACAAGAGCCCGTTCACCATGTGGCTCACCAAGATGACCATCGACCGCAGCCTGGACGCCGACACACAGTCGCTGATGGTCATGGAGCACCTCGCCGTGGGTGTGGCGCTCAACTCCGAGGACGCCGCCGAGGGTGTCTCGGCGTTCCTGGAGAAGCGCGAGCCGAAGTGGCAGGGGCGCTGA
- a CDS encoding alcohol dehydrogenase catalytic domain-containing protein translates to MLAARLYGTKDLRIEETPEPEPGPGEVKIRVAHAGICGTDLHEYFETPRATHEPNPLTGATLPQTLGHEFAGTVVERGAGVDRVAPGDRVCVRPIRTCGVCPRCTAGLSHLCTALAAIGVTAPGGGLAQYVVVLADAAVPLPDGLSLEQGALVEPMAVGLNAVERAHVPWGGSALVTGAGAVGMGVLFALKAHGVHDVTVVEPSPARRAAAERHGARVFDPAAVDVVEEVMRHTRGRGVDAAVECSGRPEALDGAIRSVAAQAPVVMVALYSGPVAVDASVVRLAELALLGAEAYPDGVFERVIEHMAAGRYPTDGWLDHIPLADAVAGLHDVRDGRCVKVLVDIPSTSS, encoded by the coding sequence ATGCTGGCCGCCAGGCTGTACGGAACCAAGGATCTGCGGATCGAGGAGACGCCCGAGCCCGAGCCGGGACCCGGCGAGGTGAAGATCCGCGTGGCCCACGCGGGGATCTGCGGCACGGATCTGCACGAGTACTTCGAGACGCCGCGGGCCACGCACGAGCCCAACCCGCTGACCGGGGCCACGCTGCCGCAGACCTTGGGGCACGAATTCGCCGGGACGGTCGTGGAGCGCGGTGCGGGGGTCGACCGGGTCGCGCCCGGCGACCGCGTCTGCGTCCGACCGATCCGCACCTGCGGTGTCTGCCCGCGCTGCACGGCGGGCCTGTCCCACCTGTGCACGGCGCTGGCGGCGATCGGGGTGACCGCTCCCGGCGGCGGACTCGCTCAGTACGTGGTCGTGCTGGCCGACGCGGCGGTCCCGCTGCCCGACGGTCTGTCGCTGGAGCAGGGCGCTCTGGTGGAGCCCATGGCGGTGGGCCTGAACGCGGTCGAGCGGGCCCATGTCCCGTGGGGCGGCAGTGCGTTGGTGACTGGTGCGGGTGCGGTCGGCATGGGGGTGCTGTTCGCGCTGAAGGCGCACGGCGTCCACGACGTGACCGTGGTGGAGCCGTCGCCGGCCCGGCGCGCCGCGGCCGAACGGCACGGCGCCCGCGTGTTCGATCCCGCCGCGGTCGATGTGGTCGAGGAGGTGATGCGGCACACCCGGGGCCGCGGCGTGGACGCGGCCGTCGAGTGCTCGGGGCGGCCGGAGGCGCTGGATGGCGCGATCCGGTCGGTGGCCGCCCAGGCGCCTGTCGTGATGGTGGCCCTGTATTCGGGTCCGGTCGCCGTCGACGCCTCCGTCGTGCGCCTGGCCGAACTGGCCCTGCTCGGTGCCGAGGCCTATCCCGACGGCGTCTTCGAGCGGGTCATCGAGCACATGGCCGCCGGGCGCTACCCGACGGACGGCTGGCTCGACCACATCCCGCTCGCCGACGCCGTCGCGGGGCTGCATGACGTCCGGGACGGGCGGTGCGTCAAGGTCCTCGTCGACATCCCGTCGACCAGCTCCTGA